The following coding sequences are from one bacterium window:
- a CDS encoding HD domain-containing protein, with amino-acid sequence MMKTIIHFLFEAGMLKKTPRTGYQFLGSGEESVAEHTFRVTCIGYVLARLAQQPVDEMRLLKMCLFHDLPEARTGDHNYVNKKYVSIDEEKAIRDMTDPLPFGDEMADLIREFNGQETLEAKYASDADQLDFLLQLKESGDLGNRYAEDWIRAVFKRLQTEEAKGLAKEIVVTDSNAWWFQDKEDPWWVRGGK; translated from the coding sequence ATGATGAAAACGATTATTCACTTCCTGTTCGAAGCAGGAATGCTCAAAAAAACCCCCAGGACCGGCTATCAGTTTCTCGGCTCAGGGGAAGAGTCCGTGGCCGAGCACACTTTCCGGGTAACCTGCATAGGGTATGTGCTGGCCAGGCTGGCTCAACAGCCGGTCGATGAGATGCGCCTGCTCAAGATGTGCCTTTTCCACGATCTTCCCGAAGCCCGGACCGGAGATCATAACTACGTCAATAAAAAGTATGTGTCCATTGACGAGGAAAAGGCCATTCGTGACATGACCGACCCGCTCCCCTTCGGGGATGAGATGGCTGACCTGATCCGGGAATTTAACGGCCAGGAAACCCTGGAGGCAAAGTATGCCTCCGATGCGGACCAGCTCGATTTTCTGCTTCAGCTCAAGGAATCGGGCGATCTGGGAAACAGGTATGCCGAAGACTGGATCCGGGCGGTTTTCAAGCGGCTGCAAACCGAGGAGGCCAAAGGCCTGGCCAAGGAGATCGTGGTAACCGATTCAAATGCCTGGTGGTTCCAGGACAAGGAAGATCCCTGGTGGGTCAGAGGAGGGAAATAG